A region of uncultured Carboxylicivirga sp. DNA encodes the following proteins:
- a CDS encoding helix-turn-helix domain-containing protein — protein MVELLEKFERLENLVLSTQKTVLNIDEVCVFTGLSKSTIYKLTMQGGKSIPHYKQSKHLFFDRVEVENWLKQHRGYDEKEAIAQADQCITKQ, from the coding sequence ATGGTTGAATTATTGGAAAAATTTGAAAGGTTAGAAAACCTTGTGTTATCTACACAAAAAACAGTTTTAAATATTGATGAGGTTTGCGTCTTTACTGGGTTAAGTAAAAGCACAATATATAAACTTACTATGCAAGGCGGCAAATCTATTCCCCACTACAAGCAATCGAAGCATTTATTTTTTGATAGGGTTGAGGTTGAAAACTGGCTAAAACAGCATCGAGGTTATGATGAGAAAGAAGCCATTGCACAAGCCGATCAATGTATAACAAAGCAATAA
- a CDS encoding IPT/TIG domain-containing protein, protein MGSKAPVITDFEPKLGNLGDTITIVGQNFSYVQTTNEVKFNTSYARVLKESQDTIVALVPPWLASQKSELSVTINGNRAIADQQFELVTPEVFDYSPKTGNFETLVTIRGENFSNISTLKVFFDEFEAEIIEVSDEEIIVNVPDDLNKQSSEVRVEMNSVSSFATESFKLLPVVLSEFSPKAILTGKTLFITGENFSPLTQNNFVYVGGIQVEVIKASNNEIQIQLPTQDEIIYPSRNLSLAVQIAGQQYTFDEKLIINDQWFRLKNAPEELLTSGFSYGYASCFAGESKAYIGLNNSSVFFEYDPNQDEWKRLIDFPGGNRFNGVGFVIEDNVFFGTGSSPSPYHIYYKDWWKYNIQNNTWTKLQDFNGEERSGAVAFKINNSGYIGTGSGSGTIEYFTDVWRYDEMTDDWSKVADYPEQMFYGIAISTSSNALVGLGRRFATDISFMYRYDPGNDQWTKIKDFPQGGDNNRSLGFVINDQIYASIGYWHSFYFYNSMYQSWSEIETSDLIDNRNAIAFSIYGRGYVGLGMNNWMWEFDPSR, encoded by the coding sequence ATGGGTAGTAAAGCCCCTGTTATAACCGATTTTGAACCTAAATTAGGCAATTTAGGAGATACCATTACGATTGTAGGGCAGAACTTTAGTTATGTACAAACTACAAATGAAGTAAAGTTTAATACGTCTTACGCAAGAGTTCTAAAAGAAAGTCAGGATACTATTGTTGCACTAGTTCCACCGTGGTTAGCAAGTCAAAAATCAGAATTATCGGTCACAATAAATGGTAATAGAGCCATAGCAGACCAGCAATTTGAATTAGTTACACCAGAAGTATTTGATTACAGTCCAAAAACAGGGAATTTTGAAACGCTTGTGACCATAAGAGGAGAAAATTTTTCGAATATAAGCACTCTTAAAGTCTTTTTTGATGAATTTGAAGCAGAAATAATAGAAGTGTCAGATGAAGAAATAATTGTAAATGTACCTGATGATCTGAATAAGCAGAGTTCAGAGGTTAGGGTTGAGATGAATAGTGTTTCTTCATTTGCAACAGAAAGTTTTAAACTACTGCCAGTTGTATTATCAGAATTTTCTCCAAAAGCCATATTAACAGGTAAAACACTGTTTATAACAGGAGAGAATTTTAGTCCGCTAACTCAAAATAACTTTGTTTATGTCGGAGGAATACAAGTTGAAGTTATTAAGGCAAGTAATAATGAAATTCAAATTCAATTACCCACCCAGGATGAAATAATTTATCCTTCCCGAAATCTGTCCTTGGCAGTTCAAATAGCCGGACAGCAATACACATTTGATGAGAAGCTGATAATTAATGATCAATGGTTCAGACTTAAAAATGCACCAGAAGAATTGCTAACATCAGGTTTTTCATATGGTTATGCCAGTTGTTTTGCAGGTGAATCGAAAGCATATATTGGATTAAATAATAGTAGTGTGTTTTTTGAATACGATCCGAATCAAGACGAATGGAAAAGGTTAATAGATTTTCCCGGTGGAAACAGGTTTAATGGGGTTGGATTTGTTATCGAAGATAATGTTTTCTTTGGAACAGGTAGTTCTCCTTCACCATATCATATTTATTATAAAGATTGGTGGAAATATAACATTCAGAATAATACATGGACAAAACTTCAGGATTTTAATGGAGAGGAACGTTCAGGTGCTGTTGCATTTAAAATTAATAATTCGGGTTATATAGGTACAGGATCTGGTAGTGGTACGATCGAGTATTTTACTGATGTTTGGAGATATGATGAAATGACAGATGATTGGTCTAAAGTCGCTGATTATCCTGAACAAATGTTTTATGGTATTGCCATATCAACAAGTTCTAATGCGTTAGTGGGTTTAGGTAGAAGGTTTGCTACAGATATTTCTTTTATGTATCGATATGATCCGGGTAATGATCAGTGGACTAAAATAAAAGATTTTCCTCAAGGCGGCGATAATAACCGATCTTTAGGTTTTGTTATTAATGATCAAATTTACGCTTCTATAGGATATTGGCATTCATTCTATTTTTATAATTCAATGTATCAATCATGGTCAGAAATTGAAACATCCGATTTAATCGATAATCGAAATGCAATTGCTTTTAGTATATATGGGAGAGGATATGTGGGGTTAGGAATGAATAATTGGATGTGGGAGTTTGACCCATCCCGATAA
- a CDS encoding site-specific integrase encodes MEIVNMGVSTSIVLEKRKTLKNKKHPVKLRVIYERKAKYYTLKGESCDTTEFEAIYNPKARGENKKRRQRFDLVEKRAVDIIERFDIFSFDEFEREYLGKRVKDRTIKAYFDNKADELDELGKVQTATGYRATYTSLLKFDKNISFDKITPKYLKQYENWFVTEGKTIQKKAAKDKENPKKGGTYTTVGIYMRNLRHIVNLAIKDKTMVNYPFGEGKSNYQIPVSNNIKKALTIEDIAKLFQYETDSEQERISLEYWLFSYLCNGMNFVDMLNLKYANISGDSLTFIRQKTKDTSKHKTQIEVILLSQVQEIIKELGNKDRSPENFIFPILKPGLSPHESKKLVAQHIQTTNKYMKRIASKVGIDASITTYYARHSYSTIIRDSGASTEFIAEQLGHQSTKVTQSYLDGFKQETKAKFQQHLIPNNK; translated from the coding sequence ATGGAAATAGTAAACATGGGCGTTTCTACATCAATAGTGTTAGAGAAGCGCAAAACTTTAAAAAATAAAAAGCACCCTGTTAAGCTTCGGGTAATTTATGAACGTAAAGCAAAGTACTATACTTTAAAGGGGGAAAGTTGTGATACTACGGAATTTGAAGCTATTTACAATCCTAAAGCAAGAGGTGAAAATAAAAAGCGGCGACAAAGGTTTGATTTAGTGGAAAAAAGAGCCGTTGATATTATTGAAAGGTTTGACATATTTTCTTTTGATGAATTTGAGCGTGAATATTTAGGAAAGCGAGTAAAAGACAGAACAATAAAAGCATACTTTGATAACAAAGCCGATGAACTGGACGAACTCGGAAAAGTACAAACTGCTACTGGCTATCGAGCTACTTATACATCGTTATTGAAGTTTGATAAAAATATAAGCTTTGATAAAATAACGCCCAAGTATTTAAAGCAATATGAGAACTGGTTTGTAACAGAAGGCAAAACAATTCAAAAAAAAGCTGCAAAAGACAAAGAGAATCCTAAGAAAGGGGGTACATATACAACGGTTGGTATTTATATGAGGAATTTGCGTCACATTGTTAATCTTGCAATTAAAGATAAAACAATGGTTAACTATCCTTTTGGAGAGGGTAAAAGCAATTATCAAATACCAGTAAGTAACAATATTAAAAAGGCATTAACTATTGAAGATATTGCAAAACTATTCCAGTATGAAACCGATTCAGAACAGGAGCGAATAAGCCTAGAATATTGGTTGTTTTCCTATCTGTGTAATGGGATGAACTTTGTGGATATGCTCAACCTTAAATACGCTAACATTTCAGGTGATTCATTAACTTTTATACGTCAAAAAACAAAGGACACAAGCAAGCATAAAACACAAATAGAGGTTATCTTATTATCCCAGGTTCAGGAAATAATAAAAGAACTTGGAAATAAAGACCGAAGCCCTGAAAACTTCATTTTCCCGATTCTTAAACCAGGTCTAAGCCCACATGAAAGTAAAAAGTTGGTTGCACAACATATCCAAACAACAAATAAATATATGAAACGAATAGCTTCAAAAGTTGGTATTGATGCAAGTATTACAACGTATTACGCCCGACATAGTTATTCTACCATTATTAGGGATTCGGGCGCCAGTACCGAATTTATAGCCGAACAATTAGGACACCAAAGTACAAAGGTTACTCAAAGCTATTTGGATGGATTTAAGCAAGAAACAAAAGCAAAATTTCAACAGCATCTAATACCGAATAACAAATAA
- a CDS encoding two-component regulator propeller domain-containing protein — protein MTSIVKDSTGYIWVGTINGLNRFNGQNFKSYYDNVKDPTQLQHYYITELFVDSKATLWVGTQNGLHSYNKLNDNFISYDFFGIQEVSETMHIDCIAENTYGEIFVSVNSTIFKYDSTENIFKKFIEIENGQISRFIFDSNNNIWIGAMSGGGLSYYNNNTKELTKFEIGNFSFQLPYANIQDIAIKNGMLWMASRGTGLISYEIEEGTFKLHPIGLPDTDHIVDIMVDNNNQIWTIDYTGLKLYDDEKDSFYGYYYYSDDQHSIKPSPAIIYQDNQDNIWVGHNGEGLGLRVPPSGFQHVSNNKAEHWHLEHMGVNAMTKDSRGNLWIANSRPGITIFNYWDWKMEQKFHQEGDVRGPGSGTVFTLYTDSDNSVWLGTYEGGLQKYNSVKDYFESFTHRPDDTTSIACNDIRAISEDVNGDLWIVAYSQGIDKLDKKTNKFYHFNTVNSGISNPYVNDVLGTSDGDLWAATVWGLGLMKKGSSRFENFYFNSNDSNSISSNNIFVLFEDTKKRIWIGTDNGLNLFQNDVNKFKRYNNDILKTTVCGIQEDNIGNLWLSTYNGIIRLNVENNDVLLFDDIESLNNNSLIPRAQYKDTEGRIYFGCTKGITHFNPLEVSINMYPPDPVITNLYVLNHTTDPNDSTSILKEHISYTKYFEVDYQDKIITFEYLGLSYNNPDENTYKYMLEGLHKDWQKPTKQTSVSFTNLLPGKYKLHVMAANNDGVWSEKEAQISFKVNPPWYKTPLFIVFLIGLVFFLIWITLNIHSLRIRRQRKLLAMQVNRKTKELRQSNEELRTQAEYLDNLNKLLEDRQVQLEQQSKIITEKSEELKNGNVRLKELNQTKDRLFSIIAHDLISPFNTILGMTELLMEEQDGGNKEERIKLAHNINLSTSRIFDLLQNLLFWAKSQTKEVRFKRKNFLVLRALKESTLHFHEAIYQKNILFQLECSEDLKAYGDEDMFRTVVRNLVSNAVKFTNLNGKIKVKVIKEVQQITVVVEDDGVGISEDKMPFIFDHEELASTTGTSGEPGTGIGLFLCKELVEKNNGSIEVQSNSGKGTAFIFTIPLPSEDQ, from the coding sequence GTGACTTCAATTGTCAAAGATTCAACTGGTTATATTTGGGTTGGTACCATAAATGGATTAAATCGTTTTAATGGTCAGAATTTTAAGTCATATTATGATAATGTTAAAGACCCAACCCAGTTACAACATTATTATATTACAGAATTATTTGTTGATAGTAAAGCTACACTTTGGGTAGGGACCCAAAATGGATTACACTCATATAATAAATTGAATGACAATTTCATAAGTTATGATTTTTTTGGAATTCAGGAAGTTAGTGAAACCATGCATATTGATTGTATTGCAGAAAATACTTATGGTGAAATTTTTGTGAGTGTAAACTCAACCATTTTTAAGTATGATTCCACTGAAAATATTTTTAAGAAATTTATTGAAATTGAGAACGGGCAAATAAGCCGTTTCATATTTGATTCAAATAATAATATCTGGATTGGTGCAATGTCTGGTGGAGGTCTTAGTTATTACAATAATAACACTAAAGAGTTAACGAAGTTTGAAATTGGAAATTTCTCTTTTCAATTACCTTATGCCAATATACAGGATATTGCCATTAAAAATGGAATGTTATGGATGGCAAGCAGAGGAACTGGTTTGATTTCATATGAAATAGAAGAAGGTACGTTTAAATTACATCCGATAGGTTTGCCTGATACAGACCATATTGTTGATATCATGGTTGATAATAATAATCAAATTTGGACCATTGATTACACGGGTTTGAAGTTGTATGATGATGAGAAGGATTCTTTTTATGGTTATTATTATTATAGTGATGATCAGCATAGTATTAAACCATCGCCTGCCATAATTTATCAGGATAATCAGGATAATATTTGGGTAGGACATAATGGTGAAGGTCTTGGGTTAAGAGTGCCGCCAAGTGGATTTCAGCATGTATCCAATAATAAAGCTGAGCATTGGCATCTGGAACATATGGGTGTTAACGCTATGACAAAAGATTCCAGAGGAAATTTATGGATAGCTAACAGCAGGCCAGGTATAACAATATTTAATTACTGGGATTGGAAGATGGAACAAAAATTCCATCAAGAAGGAGACGTTAGAGGGCCTGGCTCTGGAACAGTCTTTACTTTATATACTGATTCGGATAATTCTGTTTGGCTCGGAACCTACGAAGGAGGACTGCAAAAATATAATTCAGTAAAAGACTATTTCGAAAGCTTTACTCATAGACCGGATGATACTACATCAATTGCTTGTAATGATATTCGTGCAATTTCGGAGGATGTAAATGGTGATTTGTGGATTGTGGCTTATAGTCAAGGGATTGATAAATTAGATAAAAAGACAAACAAATTTTATCACTTCAATACAGTTAATTCAGGTATTTCAAACCCCTATGTAAATGATGTTCTTGGTACTTCTGATGGTGACTTATGGGCAGCCACAGTATGGGGATTGGGCTTAATGAAAAAAGGGAGTAGTCGATTCGAAAACTTTTATTTTAATTCCAACGATTCAAACAGCATAAGCAGTAATAACATATTCGTGTTATTTGAAGATACTAAAAAGCGAATTTGGATTGGCACAGATAATGGACTGAATCTGTTTCAAAATGATGTTAATAAATTTAAGAGATACAATAACGATATCTTAAAAACAACTGTCTGTGGAATTCAGGAAGACAACATTGGTAATTTGTGGTTAAGTACCTATAATGGTATTATACGACTTAATGTAGAAAATAATGATGTGTTATTATTTGATGATATTGAATCATTGAATAATAATAGCCTGATTCCAAGGGCTCAATATAAAGATACTGAAGGAAGAATATATTTTGGATGTACAAAAGGTATTACTCATTTTAATCCCTTAGAGGTAAGTATAAATATGTATCCTCCAGATCCGGTTATTACCAATCTTTACGTATTAAATCACACTACCGATCCCAATGATTCAACCTCAATCTTAAAAGAGCATATTAGTTATACCAAATATTTTGAAGTGGATTATCAGGATAAGATCATAACATTTGAATATTTGGGTTTGTCTTATAATAATCCGGACGAGAATACCTATAAATACATGTTGGAGGGACTTCATAAAGATTGGCAGAAACCAACCAAACAAACTTCAGTCAGTTTTACCAATTTATTACCGGGTAAATACAAACTTCATGTTATGGCAGCCAATAATGATGGCGTGTGGAGTGAGAAGGAAGCACAAATTTCGTTTAAAGTAAATCCGCCCTGGTATAAAACTCCATTGTTTATTGTGTTCTTAATTGGTCTCGTTTTCTTTCTGATATGGATTACCTTAAATATTCATTCACTTAGAATAAGAAGGCAACGCAAGTTATTGGCAATGCAGGTAAATCGGAAAACCAAAGAACTCAGACAAAGCAACGAAGAGCTCAGGACTCAAGCCGAATATCTTGATAACTTAAATAAGCTATTGGAAGATAGGCAAGTACAACTGGAGCAACAGTCTAAAATAATTACAGAGAAATCAGAAGAGCTAAAAAATGGAAATGTACGTTTAAAAGAACTGAATCAGACCAAAGACAGGTTATTCTCAATTATTGCACATGATTTAATTAGTCCGTTTAATACCATTTTAGGAATGACGGAATTATTGATGGAAGAACAGGATGGCGGTAATAAAGAAGAAAGGATTAAGTTGGCTCATAATATTAACTTGTCAACTAGTCGTATTTTCGATTTGCTTCAAAATTTATTGTTTTGGGCAAAGAGTCAAACTAAAGAAGTGAGATTTAAGAGAAAGAATTTTCTTGTACTTAGGGCCTTGAAGGAGTCAACTCTACATTTTCATGAAGCTATTTATCAAAAGAATATATTGTTTCAACTGGAATGTTCTGAAGATTTGAAGGCCTATGGAGATGAAGATATGTTCAGAACTGTTGTAAGAAATCTGGTGAGCAATGCAGTTAAATTCACAAATTTAAACGGAAAGATTAAAGTAAAAGTAATAAAAGAAGTTCAACAAATCACGGTTGTGGTTGAAGATGATGGTGTTGGGATTTCTGAAGATAAGATGCCTTTTATTTTTGATCATGAAGAATTAGCAAGTACTACCGGAACTTCTGGAGAACCCGGTACGGGAATTGGACTTTTCCTTTGTAAAGAACTAGTTGAGAAAAATAATGGTTCGATAGAAGTTCAGTCAAATTCAGGAAAAGGGACAGCGTTTATTTTTACAATCCCTTTACCCTCAGAAGATCAATAA
- a CDS encoding leucine-rich repeat protein, whose translation MKSLLIPFFILISLHVWAENYTITLNDVIFDQATGTIVQFNNYTEKDITIPSFFNVDGTDVEIKIIGNNAFSFKFLSSVNLPSTITRIEYMAFNYNNLSSIDLPDGITTIGNEAFANNYINTLLLPSSLTEIGYGAFENNQLSSINIPSNITEIKAYTFSQNQISSVIIPENIVSIERFAFYSNQISSLTIPNTITFIGEAAFNKNAITTINGESSDGIIYLRNEDGTEDLSAIISYGGTSKAIDFIPSSVVSINEMAFTGNSITSLIIPETITEIQYNAFASNAITTLSIPNNVKSLGSFAFAFNSLSSISLPESISDIGFGLVNGNAITEINGIPSNGILFGRNFDGTEDPTIVTSYGGVSDIIDFIPETVKTIGEHSFILNNLTSVTIPEGVTCIRDLAFQNNKITTLNLPNSLHYIGYQAFFLNSINSITIPENVICINEGAFLMNSLSNFYLPTHSELSSKGWKDAAGNTYYSNEKVTNLSTSYRIPDIYHIEYNLNGGALTSENPYYYEKNSGISSFNAPAHNNYDFSGWYNNDDLIESITPGYEGDIFLSAKWDLANNIQKESKALEIFPNPTDGYLNIKYGNGFSIEVIDLSGSILYNEKISSGSINLSNICTPGIYILKVEDIDSKKIMTRKIVIK comes from the coding sequence ATGAAATCCTTACTAATACCTTTCTTTATACTAATCAGTCTACATGTCTGGGCAGAAAACTATACAATAACACTCAATGATGTTATATTTGACCAAGCAACTGGCACCATTGTACAATTCAATAATTATACTGAGAAAGACATTACAATCCCTTCCTTCTTTAATGTAGATGGCACTGATGTTGAAATTAAGATAATCGGTAATAATGCCTTTAGTTTTAAATTCCTATCGTCAGTTAACCTCCCAAGTACCATTACAAGAATTGAATATATGGCATTCAATTACAACAATTTATCCAGCATTGATTTGCCCGATGGCATTACTACCATTGGAAACGAGGCATTTGCCAATAACTACATAAATACTCTTTTATTACCTTCATCCTTAACTGAGATTGGTTATGGTGCCTTTGAAAACAATCAACTTAGTTCAATTAATATTCCATCAAACATTACAGAAATAAAGGCTTATACATTTTCTCAAAATCAAATTAGTTCTGTAATAATTCCCGAAAATATTGTGAGCATTGAAAGGTTTGCTTTCTATTCTAATCAGATAAGTTCACTTACAATTCCAAATACAATCACATTTATAGGAGAAGCTGCTTTTAACAAAAATGCTATTACAACTATAAATGGAGAAAGTTCTGATGGCATTATATATCTAAGAAATGAAGACGGAACCGAAGACCTTTCTGCTATTATTTCATATGGTGGAACTTCAAAAGCTATTGATTTCATACCATCAAGTGTTGTATCGATAAATGAAATGGCTTTTACAGGAAATTCAATTACTTCATTGATTATTCCTGAAACCATTACTGAAATACAATACAATGCCTTTGCCAGTAATGCCATTACTACTTTATCGATTCCTAACAATGTTAAATCTTTAGGAAGTTTTGCATTTGCATTTAATAGTTTATCCTCAATTTCTCTTCCTGAATCTATTTCTGATATAGGCTTTGGATTAGTTAATGGTAATGCCATTACTGAAATTAACGGTATCCCTTCAAATGGAATTTTATTTGGCCGTAATTTTGACGGCACGGAAGATCCTACAATTGTGACATCATATGGAGGTGTATCTGATATTATCGACTTTATTCCTGAAACAGTTAAAACAATAGGCGAACATTCCTTTATTCTTAATAATCTTACATCTGTAACTATTCCTGAAGGAGTGACATGCATAAGAGATTTGGCGTTTCAAAACAATAAGATTACAACATTAAATCTACCTAATTCATTGCATTATATTGGATATCAGGCTTTCTTTTTGAATTCAATAAACTCAATTACAATTCCTGAAAATGTAATATGCATAAATGAAGGTGCTTTTTTAATGAATTCATTAAGTAATTTTTATCTGCCAACTCATTCAGAACTTTCTTCAAAAGGATGGAAAGATGCAGCCGGAAACACATATTATTCAAACGAGAAGGTTACTAATTTGTCTACATCTTATAGAATTCCCGATATCTACCATATCGAATACAATTTGAATGGAGGTGCATTAACTTCTGAAAATCCATACTATTATGAGAAAAACTCTGGCATTTCGAGCTTTAATGCTCCAGCCCATAACAATTACGATTTTAGTGGATGGTATAATAATGATGATTTAATTGAATCTATTACACCTGGTTATGAGGGAGATATATTCTTGTCAGCTAAATGGGATTTAGCCAATAATATTCAAAAAGAAAGCAAAGCATTAGAAATCTTTCCTAATCCTACTGATGGATATCTTAACATTAAATATGGAAATGGGTTTTCAATAGAAGTTATAGATCTTTCCGGAAGTATTCTTTATAATGAAAAGATTTCAAGTGGATCTATTAATTTAAGTAATATCTGTACTCCAGGTATTTATATCTTAAAGGTAGAAGATATAGATTCTAAAAAAATCATGACCAGAAAAATCGTCATAAAATAA
- a CDS encoding SIR2 family protein — protein sequence MDNNYDIWQSPTEARDILSKTLKSGQLGLLLGAGVSFDLGIPGWETIAKRCYDKSNISDKIDIPLNPNTQILGDIMDDVKDCFTNEDEYLELVSNCLYDGIELDFETAKKTLLIAISSLIVGKSRGSVNKIINLNFDSFLEWYLMVQGLNVLCTSREAEVRGDSDVEIIHPHGFLPHPNMKGFSNSKKIVFTLREIKNREMALMDYWKMRLYDFFRSKIFLSIGVSPLSLYEYIRNYLSDLDNKYSECERNMPYGFSVIPTGEIDSYQKSKLLKSGIVVVEVNIENIPQFIFNIAQSASGFEIPSQL from the coding sequence ATGGATAATAATTATGATATATGGCAAAGCCCAACTGAAGCAAGAGACATTCTTTCTAAAACATTAAAGTCTGGTCAATTAGGATTATTACTTGGAGCGGGAGTTTCATTTGACCTAGGTATTCCTGGGTGGGAAACAATAGCAAAGCGTTGTTATGACAAATCAAATATTTCGGATAAAATTGACATTCCTTTGAATCCAAACACTCAGATTTTGGGAGACATAATGGATGATGTAAAAGACTGTTTCACTAATGAAGATGAATATTTAGAATTAGTTAGTAATTGCTTATATGATGGTATTGAGTTGGATTTTGAAACAGCCAAAAAGACGTTATTAATTGCAATCTCATCACTAATAGTTGGAAAAAGTCGGGGAAGTGTTAATAAGATTATCAATCTAAATTTTGATTCTTTTTTAGAGTGGTATCTTATGGTTCAAGGCTTAAATGTGCTATGTACAAGTAGAGAAGCAGAAGTCCGAGGCGATAGTGATGTAGAGATAATACATCCTCATGGTTTTCTCCCACACCCTAACATGAAAGGATTTAGTAATAGTAAAAAAATAGTATTTACACTACGTGAGATAAAAAATCGTGAAATGGCCTTAATGGATTATTGGAAGATGAGGCTGTATGACTTTTTCAGATCAAAAATTTTCTTATCAATAGGAGTTTCACCCTTGTCCTTATATGAGTACATTAGAAACTATTTATCAGACCTTGACAATAAATATTCCGAGTGTGAAAGAAATATGCCATATGGCTTCTCAGTAATTCCAACAGGAGAAATCGATTCTTATCAAAAAAGTAAACTTCTTAAATCGGGCATTGTTGTAGTTGAAGTTAATATTGAGAACATACCACAATTTATTTTCAACATTGCACAATCAGCTAGTGGTTTTGAAATACCAAGTCAATTATAG